From the Syngnathoides biaculeatus isolate LvHL_M chromosome 10, ASM1980259v1, whole genome shotgun sequence genome, one window contains:
- the ppp1r3db gene encoding protein phosphatase 1, regulatory subunit 3Db isoform X1 — translation MDSAGEKRRSGNSAAMAGPSRTAIPQSTTAICLRYIYDPKPQSPKVPVLIRPPGPRPPSVKQDSKLSLSGDPPTKAIMRRRAQSLSSPAERKRVLRYQQVRFVDSLGLDLEEVKLFKDKEQPLIPQHVMFRLRMSSERAFGKSLELSLPHFKPCFPENMAAQADFLTRLRTQTVCLEQVVCSELGIAGTIQVLNLDYEKKVTVHYSFTNWRTSTDTSASWVSSVSQGEYDVFRFRLPVPPFILQPGALLEFAICYHVKGSNYWDNNNGRNYKLTCHSYKVTVPRECEDSMLHFT, via the coding sequence ATGGACAGCGCAGGTGAGAAACGGAGGAGCGGAAACTCTGCTGCCATGGCTGGCCCGAGCCGGACGGCCATTCCCCAAAGCACCACCGCCATTTGTCTTCGATACATTTACGATCCCAAACCTCAATCACCCAAGGTACCGGTTCTGATCCGCCCTCCAGGCCCGAGACCTCCCTCGGTAAAACAGGACTCAAAACTCAGCTTGTCTGGCGATCCTCCAACCAAAGCAATCATGAGGAGACGAGCTCAGTCACTTTCTTCACCTGCGGAGAGGAAGCGAGTGCTCAGGTATCAGCAGGTTCGCTTTGTGGACTCACTGGGCCTCGATTTAGAGGAAGTAAAATTGTTCAAAGATAAGGAGCAACCCCTGATTCCCCAACATGTCATGTTCAGACTACGAATGAGCTCTGAGAGGGCCTTTGGGAAATCTTTGGAACTGTCACTGCCTCACTTTAAACCCTGTTTCCCTGAGAATATGGCAGCTCAAGCCGACTTCCTTACGCGTTTGCGCACACAGACTGTGTGTCTGGAGCAGGTTGTGTGCTCAGAGCTGGGGATTGCCGGCACCATACAAGTACTTAATTTAGACTATGAGAAAAAGGTCACAGTGCACTATTCTTTTACCAACTGGAGGACATCCACGGATACATCGGCATCCTGGGTGTCAAGCGTGTCCCAGGGAGAATACGACGTCTTCCGATTTCGTCTACCGGTGCCGCCTTTCATTTTGCAGCCGGGAGCTTTGTTGGAATTTGCCATCTGCTACCATGTCAAAGGCTCTAACTATTGGGACAACAACAACGGGCGCAATTACAAGCTGACTTGTCACAGCTACAAGGTGACTGTTCCAAGGGAATGTGAGGATAGTATGCTGCATTTTACCTGA
- the ppp1r3db gene encoding protein phosphatase 1, regulatory subunit 3Db isoform X2, with the protein MAGPSRTAIPQSTTAICLRYIYDPKPQSPKVPVLIRPPGPRPPSVKQDSKLSLSGDPPTKAIMRRRAQSLSSPAERKRVLRYQQVRFVDSLGLDLEEVKLFKDKEQPLIPQHVMFRLRMSSERAFGKSLELSLPHFKPCFPENMAAQADFLTRLRTQTVCLEQVVCSELGIAGTIQVLNLDYEKKVTVHYSFTNWRTSTDTSASWVSSVSQGEYDVFRFRLPVPPFILQPGALLEFAICYHVKGSNYWDNNNGRNYKLTCHSYKVTVPRECEDSMLHFT; encoded by the coding sequence ATGGCTGGCCCGAGCCGGACGGCCATTCCCCAAAGCACCACCGCCATTTGTCTTCGATACATTTACGATCCCAAACCTCAATCACCCAAGGTACCGGTTCTGATCCGCCCTCCAGGCCCGAGACCTCCCTCGGTAAAACAGGACTCAAAACTCAGCTTGTCTGGCGATCCTCCAACCAAAGCAATCATGAGGAGACGAGCTCAGTCACTTTCTTCACCTGCGGAGAGGAAGCGAGTGCTCAGGTATCAGCAGGTTCGCTTTGTGGACTCACTGGGCCTCGATTTAGAGGAAGTAAAATTGTTCAAAGATAAGGAGCAACCCCTGATTCCCCAACATGTCATGTTCAGACTACGAATGAGCTCTGAGAGGGCCTTTGGGAAATCTTTGGAACTGTCACTGCCTCACTTTAAACCCTGTTTCCCTGAGAATATGGCAGCTCAAGCCGACTTCCTTACGCGTTTGCGCACACAGACTGTGTGTCTGGAGCAGGTTGTGTGCTCAGAGCTGGGGATTGCCGGCACCATACAAGTACTTAATTTAGACTATGAGAAAAAGGTCACAGTGCACTATTCTTTTACCAACTGGAGGACATCCACGGATACATCGGCATCCTGGGTGTCAAGCGTGTCCCAGGGAGAATACGACGTCTTCCGATTTCGTCTACCGGTGCCGCCTTTCATTTTGCAGCCGGGAGCTTTGTTGGAATTTGCCATCTGCTACCATGTCAAAGGCTCTAACTATTGGGACAACAACAACGGGCGCAATTACAAGCTGACTTGTCACAGCTACAAGGTGACTGTTCCAAGGGAATGTGAGGATAGTATGCTGCATTTTACCTGA